One window of the Streptococcus parasanguinis ATCC 15912 genome contains the following:
- a CDS encoding PTS sugar transporter subunit IIC, protein MSNFNSQKIIAPIMRFVNLKGIIALKDGMLAILPLTVVGSLFLIIGQLPFEGLNQAIASVFGDTWTEPFMQVYSGTFAIMGLISCFSIGYSYAKNSGVEPLPAGVLSLSSYFILLKSSYVPAKGEPIGDAIAKVWFGGQGIIGAIIIGLVVGAIYTVFIQRHIVIKMPEQVPQAIAKQFEAMIPAFVIFLLSMIVYIVSKVVTSGGTFIEMIYDVIQVPLQGLTGSLYGAIGIAFFISFLWWFGVHGQSVVNGVVTALLLSNLDANKSMLAAGKLSVENGAHIVTQQFLDSFLILSGSGITFGLVIAMLFAAKSKQYKALGKVAAFPALFNVNEPVVFGFPIVMNPVMFLPFIMVPILAAVVVYGSIAIGFMQPFSGVTLPWSTPAIISGFMVGGWQGAIVQVIVLGISTLVYFPFFKFQDKLAYANELEAEK, encoded by the coding sequence ATGTCTAATTTTAATTCTCAGAAAATTATCGCTCCAATCATGCGGTTTGTAAACTTGAAAGGAATTATTGCTCTTAAAGATGGGATGTTAGCGATCCTTCCATTAACGGTAGTTGGTAGTTTGTTCCTGATTATTGGGCAATTACCATTTGAAGGCCTTAATCAGGCTATTGCTAGTGTATTTGGCGATACGTGGACAGAGCCATTTATGCAGGTTTATTCAGGAACATTCGCCATCATGGGCTTAATTTCGTGCTTCTCCATTGGTTATTCATATGCTAAAAACAGTGGAGTAGAACCCTTGCCAGCAGGAGTTTTGTCCCTATCTTCATACTTTATCTTGTTAAAATCTTCTTATGTACCAGCTAAGGGAGAACCAATTGGTGATGCCATTGCAAAAGTATGGTTTGGTGGTCAAGGGATTATCGGGGCTATTATTATAGGTCTGGTAGTTGGTGCGATTTATACTGTGTTTATCCAAAGACACATTGTTATTAAAATGCCAGAACAAGTACCTCAAGCCATTGCCAAACAATTTGAAGCGATGATTCCTGCTTTCGTGATTTTCTTACTATCAATGATTGTCTATATCGTATCAAAAGTAGTGACAAGTGGCGGTACTTTCATTGAAATGATCTATGATGTCATTCAGGTTCCTCTACAAGGTCTAACAGGATCACTTTACGGAGCGATTGGAATTGCCTTCTTTATTTCGTTCTTGTGGTGGTTTGGTGTGCACGGACAATCAGTTGTCAATGGTGTAGTAACAGCATTGCTACTTTCTAACCTGGATGCCAATAAATCAATGTTGGCAGCTGGGAAGCTATCCGTTGAAAATGGTGCTCACATTGTAACGCAACAATTCCTAGATAGTTTCCTTATTTTGTCTGGATCAGGTATAACCTTTGGTTTGGTTATTGCTATGCTTTTTGCAGCAAAATCAAAACAATACAAAGCTTTAGGTAAAGTAGCTGCTTTTCCAGCACTATTTAATGTCAATGAACCAGTTGTGTTTGGTTTTCCAATTGTCATGAATCCAGTGATGTTCCTTCCGTTTATTATGGTACCTATATTAGCGGCTGTTGTAGTGTATGGCTCGATTGCGATCGGATTTATGCAACCATTTTCTGGGGTTACTCTACCTTGGAGTACACCAGCTATTATCTCAGGATTTATGGTTGGTGGGTGGCAAGGTGCCATTGTACAGGTAATTGTTTTAGGAATCTCAACGCTTGTTTACTTCCCATTCTTTAAATTCCAAGATAAATTGGCTTATGCGAATGAACTAGAAGCCGAAAAATAG
- a CDS encoding glycyl radical protein → MTNTVEVARTSIKTDYFGSLTDRMNKYREDVLNKKPYIDAERAVLATEAYREHKEKPNVLKRAYMLKQILENMTLYIEDETMIVGNQASSNKDAPIFPEYTLEFVLNELDLFEKRDGDVFYITEETKDQLRAIAPFWENNNLRARAGALLPDEVQVYMETGFFGMEGKMNSGDAHLAVNYQKLLQYGLKGFEEKAREAKANLDLTDPSSIDKYHFYDSIFIIVDAVKTYAERFVKLATEMAETAGPERRKELLEIARICSKVPYEPAETFAEAVQSVWFIQCILQIESNGHSLSYGRFDQYMYPFVKADLEAGRETEASIVERLTNLWIKTITINKVRSQAHTFSSAGSPLYQNVTIGGQTRDKKDAVNPLSYLVLKSVAQTHLPQPNLTVRYHAGLDARFMNECIEVMKLGFGMPAFNNDEIIIPSFIAKGVLEEDAYDYSAIGCVETAVPGKWGYRCTGMSYMNFPKVLLITMNDGIDPASGKRFAPSFGHFVNMKSFDELKTAWDKTLRYLTRMSVIVENAIDLALEREVPDILCSALTDDCIGRGKHLKEGGAVYDYISGLQVGIANLSDSLAAIKKLVFEEGRLTPQELWHALETDYAGERGKEIQEMLIHDAPKYGNDDDYADQLVTDAYDIYVDEIAKYPNTRYGRGPIGGIRYSGTSSISANVGQGRGTLATPDGRNAGTPLAEGCSPSHNMDQHGPTSVLKSVSKLPTDEIVGGVLLNQKVNPQTLAKEEDKLKLIALLRTFFNRLHGYHIQYNVVSRETLLDAQKHPEKHRDLIVRVAGYSAFFNVLSKATQDDIIGRTEHTL, encoded by the coding sequence ATGACAAACACAGTAGAAGTAGCAAGAACATCTATCAAAACGGACTATTTTGGTAGTCTAACCGATCGGATGAACAAATATCGGGAAGATGTATTGAACAAGAAACCTTATATTGATGCAGAACGTGCTGTTTTGGCAACAGAAGCCTATCGGGAACACAAGGAGAAACCAAATGTTTTAAAACGGGCCTATATGTTAAAACAGATTCTTGAAAATATGACCTTGTATATCGAAGATGAAACGATGATTGTTGGGAATCAAGCCTCTTCGAATAAGGATGCTCCTATTTTCCCAGAATATACATTAGAGTTTGTATTAAATGAATTGGATTTATTTGAAAAGCGTGACGGGGATGTCTTCTATATTACAGAGGAAACAAAAGATCAGCTAAGAGCAATTGCTCCTTTCTGGGAAAATAATAATCTCCGTGCACGTGCTGGAGCACTTCTTCCAGATGAAGTACAAGTCTATATGGAGACTGGATTCTTTGGTATGGAAGGAAAGATGAATTCAGGGGATGCCCATTTAGCTGTTAACTATCAAAAACTTTTGCAGTATGGTTTGAAAGGTTTTGAAGAAAAGGCGCGTGAAGCGAAAGCTAATCTTGATTTAACAGATCCTTCAAGTATTGATAAATATCATTTCTATGATTCGATTTTTATCATTGTGGATGCAGTTAAAACCTATGCAGAGCGTTTTGTGAAGTTAGCAACTGAAATGGCAGAGACAGCAGGTCCTGAACGTCGAAAAGAATTATTGGAGATTGCTCGTATTTGTTCGAAGGTTCCATATGAACCAGCAGAAACTTTTGCAGAAGCTGTTCAATCTGTATGGTTTATCCAGTGTATCCTACAGATTGAATCAAATGGTCACTCTTTGTCGTATGGACGTTTTGACCAATACATGTATCCTTTTGTAAAGGCTGATCTGGAAGCAGGTCGTGAGACAGAAGCAAGTATTGTAGAGCGTTTGACCAACTTATGGATCAAAACAATTACAATTAATAAAGTTCGTAGTCAAGCTCACACCTTCTCATCTGCAGGTAGTCCCCTTTATCAAAACGTTACCATTGGTGGCCAGACACGGGATAAAAAGGATGCTGTTAATCCATTGTCTTACTTAGTATTGAAGTCAGTTGCTCAAACCCATCTTCCACAACCGAACTTAACCGTTCGTTATCATGCTGGTTTGGATGCCCGCTTTATGAACGAATGTATTGAGGTTATGAAGCTTGGCTTTGGTATGCCAGCTTTCAATAACGATGAAATTATTATTCCATCCTTTATTGCAAAAGGCGTGCTTGAAGAAGATGCTTATGATTACAGTGCAATTGGATGTGTTGAAACTGCAGTTCCAGGGAAATGGGGTTACCGTTGTACGGGTATGAGTTATATGAACTTCCCTAAAGTATTGCTCATTACAATGAATGATGGAATCGATCCAGCATCTGGCAAACGATTTGCACCAAGTTTCGGTCATTTTGTGAATATGAAGTCATTTGATGAGCTAAAAACTGCCTGGGATAAAACATTACGGTATTTGACACGTATGAGTGTCATCGTTGAAAATGCAATTGACCTTGCTCTTGAAAGAGAAGTACCGGATATCTTGTGTTCTGCTTTGACAGATGACTGTATTGGTCGTGGTAAACACCTTAAAGAAGGTGGAGCAGTCTATGACTACATTTCTGGTCTTCAAGTTGGTATTGCGAATCTATCTGATTCTCTTGCGGCGATAAAGAAATTAGTCTTTGAAGAAGGACGACTAACACCACAAGAACTTTGGCATGCTTTAGAAACAGACTACGCAGGTGAACGTGGTAAAGAAATTCAAGAGATGCTGATTCACGATGCTCCTAAATATGGAAATGATGATGATTATGCGGATCAATTAGTTACGGATGCTTATGATATTTACGTAGATGAGATCGCTAAATATCCAAACACACGTTATGGTCGAGGTCCAATTGGTGGTATCCGTTACTCAGGAACTTCCTCTATTTCAGCCAATGTGGGGCAAGGACGAGGTACTTTGGCGACACCAGACGGCCGAAATGCTGGAACTCCATTAGCTGAAGGATGCTCACCATCTCATAATATGGATCAACATGGACCAACATCTGTTCTGAAATCAGTTTCAAAATTACCAACAGATGAAATTGTTGGTGGTGTATTATTAAACCAAAAAGTAAATCCTCAAACTTTAGCAAAAGAAGAGGATAAGTTAAAATTAATTGCTTTACTCCGTACGTTCTTTAATCGTTTGCATGGATACCACATCCAGTATAATGTAGTTTCTAGAGAAACGCTTTTGGATGCGCAAAAACATCCAGAAAAACACCGTGACTTAATTGTACGTGTAGCAGGCTATTCAGCTTTCTTCAATGTACTATCAAAAGCCACTCAAGATGATATTATTGGACGGACAGAGCATACCCTATAG
- a CDS encoding glycyl-radical enzyme activating protein, giving the protein MGTTRGIIFNIQHFSIHDGPGIRTTVFLKGCPLRCPWCSNPESQRMNPEPMLDAVTKAPGTTGQEKTVDEIIDEVMKDIDFYEESGGGMTLSGGEIFAQFEFAKALLKAAKERGLHTAIETTAFVEHEKFIDLIQYVDFIYTDLKHYNSLKHKKKVGVHNSLIIENIHYAFKEKKKIVLRIPVIPQFNDSLADAEEFSTLFNSLDIDQVQLLPFHQFGENKYKLLGRRYEMEGIKALHPEDLYDYQQVFLDHDIHCYF; this is encoded by the coding sequence ATGGGAACGACACGCGGTATTATTTTCAATATTCAACACTTCAGTATTCATGATGGACCAGGAATTCGAACAACTGTTTTTCTGAAAGGATGTCCTTTGCGTTGTCCGTGGTGCTCTAATCCCGAATCACAGCGAATGAACCCTGAACCGATGCTTGATGCGGTTACTAAAGCTCCCGGAACAACTGGACAAGAAAAAACAGTAGATGAAATTATTGATGAAGTCATGAAAGATATTGATTTCTATGAGGAATCTGGAGGCGGTATGACCTTATCTGGTGGTGAAATATTTGCCCAATTCGAATTTGCAAAAGCACTACTGAAAGCTGCTAAAGAGAGAGGTCTTCATACTGCCATCGAGACAACTGCTTTTGTGGAACACGAAAAATTTATTGACCTGATCCAATATGTTGATTTCATTTATACCGATTTGAAGCACTACAATAGCCTCAAACACAAAAAGAAAGTCGGTGTTCATAATAGTTTAATCATCGAAAATATCCATTACGCTTTTAAAGAGAAAAAAAAGATTGTTTTACGTATACCTGTGATCCCTCAGTTTAATGATTCTTTAGCCGATGCAGAAGAATTTTCCACTCTTTTCAACTCCTTAGATATTGATCAAGTACAACTTCTCCCATTTCACCAGTTTGGTGAGAATAAATACAAACTATTAGGACGTCGTTATGAAATGGAAGGAATAAAGGCTCTGCACCCCGAAGACTTGTATGACTACCAGCAAGTTTTTTTAGATCATGACATCCATTGTTATTTCTAA
- a CDS encoding PTS sugar transporter subunit IIB, translating into MKIGLFCAAGFSTGMLVNNMKVAAKELGIDAEIDAYSQAKLADFAPEIDVALLGPQVAYTLDKSKAICEANHIPIAVIPMADYGMLDGKKVLNLALELLGEK; encoded by the coding sequence ATGAAAATTGGATTGTTTTGTGCAGCAGGATTTTCAACAGGAATGTTGGTAAATAATATGAAGGTGGCGGCTAAGGAATTAGGGATTGATGCTGAAATCGATGCCTATTCTCAAGCAAAATTAGCAGATTTTGCTCCTGAAATCGATGTCGCTTTGTTGGGCCCTCAAGTAGCTTATACTTTGGATAAATCAAAAGCGATTTGTGAGGCAAACCATATTCCTATTGCTGTCATCCCTATGGCAGATTATGGGATGTTGGATGGTAAGAAAGTACTAAATCTAGCTCTAGAATTGCTAGGAGAAAAATAA
- a CDS encoding PTS lactose/cellobiose transporter subunit IIA, protein MEVIVADQIIMGLILNAGDAKQHIYQALSYAKEGDFTSSEDEIAKADAALLEAHNLQTQFLAQEAGGTKTEITALFVHSQDHLMTSITEINLIKEMIDLRKELSAKQ, encoded by the coding sequence ATGGAAGTCATTGTTGCGGACCAAATTATTATGGGATTGATTTTAAATGCGGGTGATGCTAAACAGCATATTTACCAAGCTTTATCATATGCTAAGGAGGGCGATTTTACATCTTCTGAAGACGAAATTGCGAAAGCAGATGCAGCATTGCTAGAAGCGCATAACTTGCAAACACAATTTTTAGCCCAGGAAGCAGGTGGGACAAAGACAGAGATTACAGCTTTGTTTGTGCACTCACAAGATCACTTAATGACTTCAATCACAGAGATTAACTTGATCAAAGAAATGATTGACTTACGTAAAGAACTTTCAGCGAAACAATAA
- a CDS encoding sugar-binding transcriptional regulator, whose translation MKYERKKLLAKLAYLYYIEEKSQSEIATETGIYRTTVSRMLTEAKKEGIVKIEIENFDSKLFRLENYVKEKYNLHELEIVPNIADESLKDLEQRLAQSIASMVRSLLQDGMNIGFSWGKSLSLLVDCIGSKRLENVYFYPLAGGPSHIHARYHVNTLIYNMASKFHGECRFINATIIQENKELAEGILTSKYFDDLRDSWENLDIAVVGIGGPADTHNPQWFDMLTEKDFTELRSEAAVGEVCCRFFDQEGKPVYQDLQERTVAIRLEELKQIPKTVSLAYGERKAGAILSVIKAGYINHLVTDEATIIKMLELDGDANFLE comes from the coding sequence GTGAAATATGAACGCAAAAAACTGTTAGCTAAGCTTGCTTATCTATACTATATTGAAGAAAAGAGTCAATCGGAAATTGCTACTGAAACAGGAATTTATCGAACAACAGTTAGTAGAATGTTGACAGAGGCTAAGAAAGAAGGGATTGTCAAAATCGAGATTGAGAATTTCGATAGTAAACTGTTTCGTTTAGAGAATTACGTCAAAGAAAAATACAATCTGCATGAATTGGAAATTGTCCCTAATATTGCAGATGAGTCTTTGAAGGATTTAGAACAACGCTTGGCCCAATCGATTGCTAGTATGGTTCGCTCTCTTTTACAAGATGGAATGAACATCGGTTTTTCCTGGGGGAAAAGCCTTAGTCTTCTTGTTGATTGTATTGGGAGTAAGCGTCTAGAAAATGTATACTTCTATCCATTGGCTGGTGGTCCTAGCCATATTCATGCTCGTTACCATGTGAATACCCTCATTTATAATATGGCTAGCAAATTTCATGGAGAGTGTCGTTTTATCAATGCGACAATCATTCAGGAAAATAAGGAATTGGCAGAAGGAATTCTCACTTCAAAATATTTTGATGACTTAAGAGACAGTTGGGAAAATTTGGATATTGCGGTAGTAGGTATTGGTGGCCCTGCTGATACACATAATCCACAGTGGTTTGATATGCTAACAGAAAAAGACTTTACAGAACTCAGATCTGAGGCAGCAGTCGGAGAGGTTTGTTGTCGATTTTTCGATCAGGAAGGAAAACCAGTGTATCAAGATTTACAAGAAAGAACAGTTGCTATCAGATTGGAAGAATTGAAACAAATCCCAAAAACAGTTTCTTTGGCATATGGAGAAAGAAAAGCGGGGGCAATACTATCAGTGATCAAAGCTGGTTATATTAATCATCTCGTAACTGACGAAGCAACGATTATAAAAATGCTAGAATTGGATGGAGATGCTAATTTTTTAGAATAA
- a CDS encoding DeoR/GlpR family DNA-binding transcription regulator gives MKRLEEILKLVSQYEKIDVNTLSETLEVSKVTIRKDLDKLESKGLLHREHGYAVLNSGDDINVRLSFHYDTKRKIAQEAAKLVQDNETILIESGSTCALLAEEICQTKKNVKIVTNSYFIADFVRNYDSCKIILLGGEFQKDSQVTVGPLLKQLIQSFRVKNAFIGADGYDDALGFTGKDMMRSEVVQYMSQVSENIVILTDSSKFQKKGNVRNFALSQVQRVITDKEISSEAMRKLEQAGISLTMV, from the coding sequence ATGAAGCGTTTAGAAGAAATTTTAAAACTAGTTTCGCAATATGAAAAAATTGATGTCAATACACTTTCTGAAACTTTAGAAGTCTCAAAAGTAACGATTCGAAAGGATTTAGATAAATTAGAATCCAAGGGTCTTCTTCATAGGGAACATGGTTATGCTGTATTAAATAGCGGTGATGATATAAATGTCCGCCTGTCTTTCCATTATGATACCAAAAGAAAAATTGCCCAAGAAGCAGCAAAATTAGTACAGGATAACGAAACTATTCTCATTGAATCAGGTTCAACGTGTGCTCTATTAGCGGAAGAAATCTGTCAAACAAAGAAGAATGTGAAGATTGTGACAAATTCTTATTTTATTGCAGATTTTGTTCGAAATTATGACTCTTGCAAAATTATATTATTGGGAGGAGAGTTTCAAAAAGACTCCCAGGTGACAGTTGGTCCTTTGTTGAAGCAGTTAATCCAATCTTTTCGTGTAAAAAATGCATTTATTGGTGCAGATGGCTATGATGACGCATTGGGGTTTACTGGTAAAGATATGATGCGTAGCGAAGTTGTTCAATATATGTCTCAGGTTTCTGAAAATATAGTGATCCTGACAGATTCCAGCAAATTTCAAAAGAAGGGCAATGTCAGAAATTTTGCCTTGTCTCAAGTACAACGCGTGATTACAGATAAGGAAATATCATCAGAGGCGATGAGAAAACTTGAACAAGCAGGGATATCCCTTACCATGGTATAG
- a CDS encoding fructose-6-phosphate aldolase produces the protein MEFMLDTLNINEIKKWARVLPLAGVTSNPTIAKKEGEIDFFKRIHEVREIIGEAPSIHVQVVAKDYDGILKDAAKIRQECGGNVFIKVPVTPEGLAAIKTLKSEGYKITATAIYTVFQGLLAIEAGADYLAPYYNRMENLNIDSAQVIAQLAEAIEKNHSSSKILAASFKNVGQVNRAFKEGAQAITAGADVFEAAFGMPSIGKAVDDFANDWATIHHQNMI, from the coding sequence ATGGAATTTATGCTTGATACTTTAAATATAAATGAAATAAAAAAATGGGCTCGAGTGTTACCCCTTGCTGGGGTAACCTCTAACCCAACAATTGCCAAAAAAGAAGGAGAAATCGACTTCTTTAAACGGATTCATGAAGTTCGGGAGATCATTGGCGAAGCTCCTTCTATCCATGTGCAAGTTGTTGCGAAAGATTATGACGGTATTTTAAAAGATGCTGCGAAAATTCGACAAGAATGTGGCGGAAATGTTTTTATTAAAGTTCCGGTTACTCCTGAGGGGTTGGCAGCTATCAAAACATTAAAATCAGAAGGTTATAAAATTACTGCAACCGCAATTTATACTGTATTTCAAGGTCTTTTGGCTATTGAAGCAGGCGCAGATTACCTTGCTCCCTATTATAATCGAATGGAGAACTTGAATATTGATTCAGCACAGGTAATAGCACAATTGGCAGAAGCAATTGAAAAAAATCATTCATCAAGCAAAATTCTGGCAGCGTCCTTTAAGAATGTTGGTCAAGTCAATCGGGCATTCAAAGAAGGAGCACAAGCGATTACTGCTGGAGCAGATGTGTTTGAAGCAGCCTTTGGAATGCCATCAATTGGGAAAGCAGTGGATGATTTTGCAAACGATTGGGCAACCATTCATCATCAGAATATGATTTAA